The DNA window taatgtaataCTATTAAATGGTTATGATGCATTGATTgtgtaattttttaataaatgatagtgtaaaaaaatttatactgacagttaaataatgtttaaataactTTTTGATTTCATATCAATAAATAATTGTCGACTTTTGATTGATGTGGAATTTAGGTTTGGACTATAACGCAGATGTAGGAATAGGACATTTCTACCATATTTTCTTTGAAGGGTGTTTGACAAATTTTGAAGTAGGGGACGAAGAAGAAGCATCGAAACTTTACCCAGAAGTGAAATACACACGCATGGATGAATATCTAAAACTATATGTGTGATATGAGATTATATAATCATGAAAAGTTATACTTTTTATTATTCAAGTTGAATAAATCTTCGTGATGTTATATACAGTATTGAAGCATAATATGTAATCATGTTTTCTTTAATtgtgaatttattttatattttcaaaagaaCAAATCATTGAAGCATGTTAGAgatatattgtatatatttggTGTATTACTTTTGTACTGTTAAATAACTCTGTGTGTAACTACTTGTTAGAGTAGTTTGATTGTTTACCGTTAAAATGGTATCGACACTCCCTTGTATAAATACTGCGCCACTGCTCATTTAACAGATGATGAATGAATCACCGTTTCACTATCTTATGTGCAATAAGCACAATTGCACAAACAGTACAAGAAATGTGGTCCCCAGCGACGTAACATAGCGACGTGGTAATTACATGAGTAGTTGCGACGTGATTACCACGTCACAaccaatttttatattaaaaaaatcaagccAGCATTATAATCAGAGAAGTCagggtttgttttttttttaaacatttgcGACGTGGGTATCACGTCGCTAcctaaaagtaaaaaataaaaaataaaaactttaacGTTGGAGTTGGAGGGAGGTTTGAAgttttttgaatttgagttgtGACGTCGTTACTCCCACGTCGCAACATTTTAGTGGAAAAATAACTCTGTCATTGACTTGATTGTTTACGAATGTGGCAGAGTGTGTAATTAATATTATGACCGTTTGGTGGTAGCGACGTGCGTCTCACGTGGCAATGTTGCGACGTGATGACCACGTCGCTGATTTCTTTATAtaacacttcaaaaaaccaaaACATTTACGTTTCAGTTTGCTTCGCTGATTTCTTCTTTCCTTCTCTTCTCCCTCGCCGCCCCTGGTTCTTCCCCACCACCATAATTCTCTCAATTGCACTCTCAAATACCAAATTAACTCAATCAATCTCTAATATTTCTCCTAACAGGTAACTAAATTTATATATCtttgtataattttgttttttaataatttttaaatttctgaatttaatttagggtttttttttgttgaagttatattttcaaagaagattgaagaattgtgaagaaaaatatattggtACTAGAAGATTGAAGGAGTTTTGAAGAAGAGGTATTTTAgtaacttttttaattttatttttattgtgatttttttagtttttagttaggttttaattgatttatctttttattatatatatataagtttaatttatatttaaaacagaatatatatacttaaaaaaaacattaaatgtTGCGACGTGAAACCAACGTCTCTACATTCTGACGTGGTTTCCACGTCGCTAATAAAGTCAATTTATCAGTCTGTCACACCTGCTCTGCGTGCAGGGACATGTTTCCCATATAAATTAATTGTGACGTGGGAATCATGTGGCAACCTTCTGACGTGTTTTCCACGTCGCTATTGCGTTGTCACACGTGCTCCTGCGACATAGGAGCCCACGTCGCTATATTTTgattgtgacgtgattttcagtGTTGCGGCGTGTCTTCCACGTCGCTGAAGAGCATATTTTTTGTAGTGAAACTTCGTAAGGAACTCACTACTACAAGGCGTTAACAACAACGTCAAAGTCACCACGGTTCTTCTCTATAACGTGGTGACATCTCTAAACTAAGGCACTcccatattatttttgtttttgaattaaaattaattatgagCCAACAATGATGAAATCGGCAAGCTTTTATGGGTTCGAACCTCAACGCCATCATATTTATTATTCCATTAATATTAAGGTgcgtcttttcttttttattcatctttaaataaaaaatttaaagtgtTATGACTACTGTTGGTTCGTTATACCGTTATgatataatttgttttttatttaaaatttttaattgtaAATTAATCTCTGACGCTTCTTTATGAAATTTCAATACGAAGAAAttaagtttcaaataaaaatttctttgtaaGTCATTTCATTATCTTAAActaaaataagttattttcttTTAACCCAAGTGTAGAGACAATATAATTCCCCTCTTTTACTTTGAAGGTACTATGACAACTATAAGAAAAGTCATAtcttatatatataaatagatGGCAAGCCTTGGCAGTTTTAAGGATAAGTTAAATTGTAGCCACAAGAGAGAAAATAGAATAATGGGAAAGAGCAAGGTTCTAGTTGTGGGGGGTACTGGTTATATTGGTAGGAAAATAGTAAAAGCAAGTTTAGAACAAGGCCATGAAACCTATGTTCTTCAACGTCCAGATATAGGACTTGATATTGAGAAAGTGCAACTGcttctttcattcaagaaacAAGGTGCTCATCTTGTTGAAGGTTCTTTTTCTGATCATCAAAGTTTGGTTGATGCTGTGAAACTAGTTGATGTTGTTATTTGCACTATGTCTGGTGTTCATTTTCGATCACATAATTTGTTGATGCAACTCAAACTTGTTGATGCTATCAAGGATGCTGGAAATGTTAAGGTATGTATAAATGGAATCTTAGCAAATAATTGTTCAAATGGAAAGAAGATATGTGGGTGTTTATTGGAACTCTGAAtagtagtttttgttgttttttggttACATGTGAATAATGTGGCTTAAAAGTGAAAATTTTACATGATAAAGAGTGTAATTATTTTATtgagatttatttattttgaccggattttattaaaatttattaaaataataaaggaaTGAATATAATGACTcagaatttaattgaattttatgcCGTGAGTTAATCACTAAacgttaaatatttaaaaaaatttgatttttattttaaacacctataaaatttattaatatttattaatacaaatacaaatacaaataatttattaatatttacagataaaatttttttttttaaaaattaagattAACTTTTAGAAATTCTTTTCTTGTACAAATGTGGAGTTCCATATAAGTCCATCTCTAATCATCATATATATAATATCATATATAGATGTCGTGCATACtattatttttcctatttttgATCAAGTGGTTCGAACTCTCTCTCGATCGTAGTTTCATGGATCAAACTGTGATCTTCTTCACTaaatccagcgccaatcaccactagaccaactaacgattgattTAAGAGATCTTATTTAAATAGAGGAAAATGCGCTAATGGTCATTAATGAGTCTTAAGTACGGAGAATATTCAAGTTACTATGTAAGGAGATAAACATCAAAGGAGAAGAGATACACAACTGATCGATAAAGGATTGAGACTTTATTAGCCCTTAGTGGTAAATTTACACTTAAGGATGAAAATGGTTCCAAGGTGGACATGAGTACTAGTCTTCCGCTAGTCACTATGTTTGATAAATATGATATTCGTGTCCACCACATGCTCGTGTTAGTATCCACCAAACAGATATCCATGAATTTTGAAATATTCATGAATATTTACGAATATtgattgatatttttatttaaatatttaaaaaaatatataattaactaaacaatatttattctttttgaaaggcatgaaaaaataattttaaatttaacagaaaatattaataataataataataaaataaatcacataggttttattcattcttttaccaaataattataCTAGattcaatataataataataataataataataataataataataataataataataataataataataatgatagttttagatttaataaaataatatttaagtaatttagACAAATGTAAGTAATTCATATATTAAACGTGTatcatcaaatatgtattcataTTCGTGAATTCATCCGTTAATATGTATGTGGCCGATTTTATCTTAGATATTAATTCATGAATACattgtttttttttgtcattCTTAATTATACTAATTATGTACCTTTTGCGAgtacaaatataatatatttatttatattttcttatttttattgaaattagtatttatatgaaatatttattattatagtaAAAATAAACATGATTAACAAGACTTAATTGAGAAAAGAATAGTTCTAATTAGGGTGGTAAAACGATTCAGATTTGtcaaatatatctattttatttgcACTTTTTTGGGGTATAGTTCTGATTAGGGTGGTAAAACGATTCAGATTTGTCagatatatctattttatttacACTTTTTTGTGGGACAGATCAAAATTTTAAGCCTGCAAATTCTAATACCTATCCCGTTTTTCTAAGACTTTTGTGGCcggaaatattaaaataattttttgtaataCTCATCTTGctgtttttttaaaagaaaaataaaatattgggCGGGGCATAAACGAGATAGATATTATCCATTTACTGCCCATAGATTTGATATTGTaggaattttaaatatttttaagtaCTTCTGTATGGAACCGCCTAAAAAAGTGTTCAATGTTAaaatttgttgttgttttatttgACTTGAATCACTTTTTGTGTCTGTTTTGTAATAAGTAACCTATACACAAAACAAATTGGTTTGATATCACACATGATTATGCATTTTCTTCTTTCCACTAGCGTTTCCTACCTTCAGAATTTGGGATGGATCCAGCTCGCATGGGACATGCACTTCAACCAGGAAGAGCCACATTTGATGAAAAAATGACTATAAGAAAAGCAATTGGAGATGCTAACATTCCTTCCACTTACATCTCCGCCAATTGCTTCGCCGCCTACATGGCCGGCAACCTCTCTCAGATGGGGACACTCTTTCCTCCGCGGAACAAGGTGGTTCTCTATGGCGACGGCAATGTCAAAGGTAtgcaaaattttataaatatttattctgATATGAGCTAGCTAGGACAAAAAATTAATGTTGGAATTTACACTAAGATATGTGAGATGTGTTTTGTGGCAGTTGTTTATGTCGATGAAGATGATGTTGCAACATACACAATTAAGACAATTGATGATCCAAGAACATTGAACAAGACAATATATCTAAGGCCACCAAAAAACATTCTCACTCAAAGAGAGCTAATTGAGAAATGGGAGAAACTTATTGGAAAGCAACTAGAGATATCTCCTATATCTGAGCATGACTTTCTTTCTTCCATGAAAGGTAAAACACACCCTTTACCCTTTTTGATTATTTCATTCCACAAATAATTGTTGACTATGATTAGTGTGAAATTTAGGTGTGGACTTTGCAAGCCAAGCAGGAATGGGACATTTCTATCATATTTTCTATGAAGGGTGTTTGACAAATTTTGAAGTAAGGGATGAAGAAGAAGCCTCAAAGCTTTACCCAGAAGTGCAATACACGCGCATGGATGAATTTCTAAAGTTGTATGTGTGATATGGGATTATATAACCAAGCAAAAGTTctactttttattattattcaaattaaataaattaagctTGGTGATGTTATATACAATATTGAAGCAATTGAGAAGAAATATATATGATCATGTATTTACAAGTTATTTTCTTTGTCTGTTGAAGGGTAAAGTGTAATCATGTTTACTTTAGTTGTGAACTTAATTATATAACTTTTTTATGAGAATAAATCCATAACCTAGTAGGTTGGATTTAGCAGAATGAGTGTTGAGAAGTATTGATGCCTagttttttttccttattttattttttatttattataaatatttaaaaaatacttttttttttaaataatatactgTCGCACCTCAATTTTTGCCCTACGAATTTCATTCATCTGGTCATATTGCATTCATATTTGGTATACATTTAAATCGtcgcatttattttttatttgcattTTTTCTTTATTAGGTTTGAAATTTTATCTTTTGTAATTAATAAGTAGTTttgtttcatttgatttttctttttttgtcatcttatattatcattattattatcttgattattattattagattttattattattattattactaaattcttttttagaaaaatatttaatacaaaaaaaGAGAGTTTTTTTATAAGTTGGGCCCAAATTACATTTTTCTTTTAAGcccatttttattttcttacaatagaacaaaacataaacaaaaagaGGTCCTTCTTTTTCTAATCTCTAACCCACGCTTCCTGCTCACTTTGTGCCATCATTATCAATCCCTGCTATCTCTTGCTGCACCATTAGACTGCATACCTGCA is part of the Vicia villosa cultivar HV-30 ecotype Madison, WI linkage group LG2, Vvil1.0, whole genome shotgun sequence genome and encodes:
- the LOC131646648 gene encoding isoflavone reductase homolog, producing MGKSKVLVVGGTGYIGRKIVKASLEQGHETYVLQRPDIGLDIEKVQLLLSFKKQGAHLVEGSFSDHQSLVDAVKLVDVVICTMSGVHFRSHNLLMQLKLVDAIKDAGNVKRFLPSEFGMDPARMGHALQPGRATFDEKMTIRKAIGDANIPSTYISANCFAAYMAGNLSQMGTLFPPRNKVVLYGDGNVKVVYVDEDDVATYTIKTIDDPRTLNKTIYLRPPKNILTQRELIEKWEKLIGKQLEISPISEHDFLSSMKGVDFASQAGMGHFYHIFYEGCLTNFEVRDEEEASKLYPEVQYTRMDEFLKLYV